The DNA window TCGATCGACAGGAAAAATGCGCCCCGGACACGCCCGAAATAGCCCTCTAAAACGTGCCCGTGAAAGGTGTGCACAAGGAGGGGCCTGGGCCCCGGATGCGGCCTCAAGCGGTTGAGCAAGCGATAGACCACGGTGGCTGCACGGCCCAAGGCGCCGGCCTTGGCCGTGTGCGTGTGCACAATGTGAGGCCGCTCGCGCAAGAACAGGGCCAGGATCCGGAAAAAAGCTTTGAGATCCTTCCAGGGAGAGATCGGCCGGACAAGTTCCGGAATGCGCTCCAGCCTAAAGCGGCGCCCGGCACCCAGGTCCGACATGTCCGCTTCCCCCGCATCCAGACTCCCCACAACCAGAACCGATTCATAGCCCAGGGAGGCCATCTCGTCACACAGCAAAGTCGTGTGAATGGCCGGCCCGCCCACATTGAGCCGGGCGATGATTCGCAGGACCCGGATGGAGTCCAACTCAGGAACTCTCCCCGCTGGGTCTCACGATCTCGACAACCGTCCCGGTCAATTCATAGTCTTCAAAGCAAAGCGACAGCACTGTGCCGATCCTAAGTCGATCGGATTGAAAGAACAGCAGATCGCTTTCTTGGGGAAAAGGCATCTCCACCCAGACCTCAATCTCTCTCATGCGCCCATTAAACTGCTGCATACCGGGCCCAATATACGCGGAATCCTGGGGTTGCGGAATATTGGAACTGAGTTCCAGGAGTTTCGCCCCGCGGAAGACGCCGGCCGTCGTCTTCTCAACATCTCCGGATCTAATTGCGCCGGCTATCTCCGGAAGCACCTGAAAGCATCTCAGCCGCGCTTTCATGAATCTCGGATTCTCCGCCTGGGCCCGCAGCATAAGCAGTTCGTCTTTTCCGAGTTGATCCTCAGGCACGGCTCGAAGAACCACCCCGCGATAGACATATTCTTTGGTAAAGAATTCAAGCGGCGACCCCGCGCGCACATCCTTGCCTTGAAAAACCCAGCCCTGATTATTACGCCGGCAAAACAGCCGGAGCACTGCCACCGTTCGCCAAACAACAGAGGCGGGAGAAACGGCCATTTGGCCTTCCTCGTCTACAATGACATTTGGATCCTTGAGCTGCATTCGTCTCTGGACCAGGGAGACCAGTTCCCCGACATTATTCCCCTCCATATCAAAAGTCCGGTCGCCCTCCTTTACGAGAGATAGGATATCCGGCACCAGATCATCCCACTGGACAAGCACGACCATCCATTCCGAAAGGGAGGCATAATCCAGCTTCTCGAGCTCCGAAAGACTGGTGTCATCGCTGGGAAAAGAATGCAGAATTGTGCCTCGATAGATGTAATCCGAAGTGATGAACTCCATATTTTCACCGGCCCGCACATCCTCGTCTTGGTAAGTCCATCCATTGGCCGTCCGACTGCACAACAAATTGATCGCCACAACCGCACTCCAGGTCGCCGGGTCTCTATTGGCCACAACTTGTCCTTCTGTGTTCACAAACACATTGGGACTGCGCATCAGATATTCTCTTTGAAGTATTGAGACAATCTCTCCTGTGCGCCGGCCTTGGATATCCCTGGATACATCCCCTACCTTAATCATGGGCACAATCTCGGGGGTGGCGCCTTTCCACTGCACAACAGCCGTAATCCATCGCTCGTTTTCCTGAAGCGGGGCGACCACATCCCAACCCAGGATCCGGGCCTTCAAATTCCGCCCCTCGATCACAAGGTTAAAAGGGTACAGCATCTTGAGGGGTTGCTGGTCGTAAGCAAATTCGCCCCAAGTCACACGCCCGGCGATTCGGATCCGGGCAGGGACCTCGTATCTCCCCTGGTCCAGGTGTTCTATTTCCACAAGCTTACCCAATGATAAGGGATAGCGCGATAACTGCGCCTTGCCGAGCTCCAGAATTTCGGAGGTCTTTCTCCCGACTGAGTCGTATCCCTTCAGACCGGGCCGCAGCCAATGCACGTCATCCTCCTGAAGGTCAAAAATGGCCACGTCCAACACCATCTCCGTGTAATGCTTCGAGGCAATGGACTCAGCCCGCCTCTTGGCCATGAGTTTGTGGGACACCAGCCCTGCGGGAATCCCCACAAGCAAGAGTCCCACCACAATGGCATCAAACAAATTGACCTTCCCGAATAGCTTTCCGTTCGCATCAATGAGTTTCATATCGGCCAGTATCCTCTCCTTCACCCGGGCTTTCACCCAAGATAACGTTCAGCAACCAGCTCCTTGAGGCAAATGCGCTCAGCGACCCGGACTGTGTACAAAGAAGAATTTCCCCAACAAGAAGAATCAGCAAAAAAAGTCCGAGACTCATGCTAAGCCCGGCGTTCACCCCCTTAAACCCGCCCCATGTAACGGTAAAGGACAACAAGAATACACCGGCCTGCTTGCAGGTAGTCCGGGACAGCGTGCCCTTCAGAGTGGTCCCCGCCTGTCTTATCCGGCTTCCTTGAAACAGAAAGGCTTTTCCACTTTGTCCAAATGTCAGGATACCGCACCGCAGCCAACTTAAACCGCTCATCAACTTGCTGCTTTGCATCCATTGCCCTGCAGGCGGGAAGAAAATAGCCCTAAGCGCCGCCACGAGACAACTCCCTCTCCACAAGCGAAGCAAAAAGCTCATGCCCGCACCGCCTCGGCCTTGGCCCCGCAATCCACAAATTGACGGAACCACATTTCCAGAGTCACCAAGGACCAAATGCGCGCACTGTAATCCGCGCGCCCATCTAAATGGGCCTTGACGACAAACTTGATGAAATCCGGATTAAAGAGTTTGCGGGCTGCAAAACTTTCGGAAAAAATCAAATCCTCCACCAGGGGTTTTAACTCTCCTCTTAGCCAATGCCCCAGAGGAATCGCAAAGCCGGTCTTGGGGTGTTCCCACACGATCCTGGGCAGAAATTTCGCGTAACGCCGCCTGAGCAGCAGTTTATTCAACCGCAGACTTCTCTTATAGGCCGAAGGCAACTGCGCGGCAAACTCCACTACCTTGTGGTCCAAGAAGGGTGCCCGCGCCTCCAGCGAGTGGCACATACTCGCAATATCAACCTTCACCAGCAAATCGTGAGGCAAATAGGTCGTCGCGTCCACATAAAGTGTGGCATTGAGAATATCGCCCGTCCCTGCCGCGTCAAACCGGGCCTGGAGCCATCCAACAGGATCCACCTGCCGCACTTGAGCAAAAAACTCAGCGCTAAAGAGCTCAGGTTTCAGGGACTCGGGCCAGCCCCCAACCCAATGCTGGTATCTGAAGGCCAAGGGCATCTCCGCGGCCTCCAAAAACCGCTTCAGCTTGGCAGAACGCGTGCGATTGCTCGGCCCCCCATCCGGACACAGACCTTTGAGCCCCGCATGAATTGAATTTCTCAGGCCTTGAGGCAAGCCCTTGAAG is part of the Candidatus Omnitrophota bacterium genome and encodes:
- a CDS encoding DUF4330 family protein, translating into MKLIDANGKLFGKVNLFDAIVVGLLLVGIPAGLVSHKLMAKRRAESIASKHYTEMVLDVAIFDLQEDDVHWLRPGLKGYDSVGRKTSEILELGKAQLSRYPLSLGKLVEIEHLDQGRYEVPARIRIAGRVTWGEFAYDQQPLKMLYPFNLVIEGRNLKARILGWDVVAPLQENERWITAVVQWKGATPEIVPMIKVGDVSRDIQGRRTGEIVSILQREYLMRSPNVFVNTEGQVVANRDPATWSAVVAINLLCSRTANGWTYQDEDVRAGENMEFITSDYIYRGTILHSFPSDDTSLSELEKLDYASLSEWMVVLVQWDDLVPDILSLVKEGDRTFDMEGNNVGELVSLVQRRMQLKDPNVIVDEEGQMAVSPASVVWRTVAVLRLFCRRNNQGWVFQGKDVRAGSPLEFFTKEYVYRGVVLRAVPEDQLGKDELLMLRAQAENPRFMKARLRCFQVLPEIAGAIRSGDVEKTTAGVFRGAKLLELSSNIPQPQDSAYIGPGMQQFNGRMREIEVWVEMPFPQESDLLFFQSDRLRIGTVLSLCFEDYELTGTVVEIVRPSGESS